The Duganella sp. BuS-21 sequence GTACATCGGCGGTGAGACGGCGCAGATCGAGTTGCAGACGCCGTCCGCCATTACCGGCATCTTCCAGGGACTGCTGCTGTTTTACCTGCTGGCCGCCGACCTGTTCATCCACTATCGGATCAAGCCGCACAAGCAAGGAGTGTATGCATGATGAGTTCTGACTTGTTGATCGCCTTCCTCGCCAGCACCGCCGGCGCGGCCACGCCGCTGGTGGTGGCCTCGATGGGCGAGCTGGTGACCGAGCGTTCCGGCGTGCTTAATCTGGGCATGGAGGGCATGATGCTGGTGGGCGCCGTGACCGGCTTCGGTGTCACGCTCACCACTGGCAGCATGACACTGGGCCTGCTGGCGGCAATGGCGGCCGGCATGTTGATGTCGCTGGTGTTCGGCTTTCTGGTGCTGACGTTGCAAACCAACCAGGTGGCCACCGGACTGGCGCTGACTTTATTCGGCATCGGCGTATCGGCCTTCGTCGGTCGCGGCTATGTGGGACAAACGGTGGAACGCATGCCGATCATTTTCGGTTTCGACGGCATGGTGTTCTTTTCGATTGCACTCGTCGTGGTGATCGGCTGGGCGCTGGCGCATACGCGCCTCGGCCTGGTG is a genomic window containing:
- a CDS encoding ABC transporter permease, translated to MMSSDLLIAFLASTAGAATPLVVASMGELVTERSGVLNLGMEGMMLVGAVTGFGVTLTTGSMTLGLLAAMAAGMLMSLVFGFLVLTLQTNQVATGLALTLFGIGVSAFVGRGYVGQTVERMPIIFGFDGMVFFSIALVVVIGWALAHTRLGLVIRAVGESPHSAHAIGFPVIGLRYGTVLFGGALAGLGGAYLSLALTPMWVEGMTAGRGWIALAQVVFATWKPRGVLVGAYLFGGVTVLQFHGQGLGLAIPSEFLSMLPYLATIVVLVLICRNPQTILLNKPMSLGQNFKPD